One segment of Streptomyces sp. YIM 121038 DNA contains the following:
- a CDS encoding non-ribosomal peptide synthetase, whose translation MTIAAPVPSPAPALARSVLDRARRHPDAVAVVEGERSHTYGELDTASAAVAAALRHHGVHPGQAVAVCLPRSWELVCAMLGALRAGAVVVPLDAQSPPERRRHILTDSGCVAVVHGGAAPDALPDGVRPLPVAALLDGGQDAPDALAPAAPVSFVFYTSGTTGQPKGVEVRDAGVLRLAGPGYVETHEGAGFACMSNPAFDAISFEVWVPLLTGGRCVILGDATVQDPEVLASALERLRVDIVFITVALFNAVVDKVPHCFSSVGQLLTGGEQLNARLIRRWYRDNADSGTRLHNVYGPTEATTFALCHPIPRDFDGDVVPIGRALPGTGTLLVAADGSRAAAPGEVAELYLSGEALAAGYRNLPEETGRRFVTLPWHEDGSTRHYRTGDLVRLDADGHIAYVERADRQVKVRGFRVEPGELERQIVAHPAVRQAYVCTRRDANGVNELLAYLVLGADLAYDDFDAHLAASLPAYMRPHRAYLVDSLPLNANGKVDKAALLRRADAPWRRADEPGAAEAVTALEREVLDLAGEVLGLTGLRPADRWIACGGDSLKALRLRFEARRRWGCELPQALVLHGDFAELAAAVEAGSSDGTGGSPYPAAPAPAGARSAPATSEQQRLWLLHQRDPASRAYHVPMVFRVDGDVDTEALRRALRRLVERHPALRTAFEATPEGVRQVVGEPYDPWAEPDARAPRDEDGRRAFTERFLAAPFDLALPRLFRACWLPRPGGGELLLLLHHIAVDGWSLNVLFRELSADYAHDGAGPAPQPPPAPTPLDYAAWQSEWFSRDAYRALRAELRAHHAESADAAPDSAPLEPVRAGERAGLLHTTLDADRRAALDRCCAELGLTRFQLLLGVYAWSLYGVTGRARPRIAGPVANRPVQDFEASVGMFANTVLLPLDLSPGELLRTQLLQHGAAARAVLDRQDVTLADALADRGAGAGDAPFDFLFVLENTDFDAFALPGCATRPEWPVPDRAKCPLTLSVIERGTGFDCLWEYDAGHFDAAQVAALDELFRRALDRLADGADTTLAELVAPYRRALPEPGRSVAPDLPFTTVAEGFAQQARRTPDAPALATEGRTVTYAELDAHAAALAAELSERHPVPPRDRCQVALYFQPSVEHVVALLALARLNLTAVPLDPTYPPGLLRQILEQVEPLCVLLSPGDEAALAALAPDGLPRHEVTLGPAAAGAAVQSPPHDGARPLYTLFTSGSTGTPKGVQVPDRTLANLLQWQRTSGGLTAPAATQQFSMLSFDVSFQEIYSTLCGGGTLHLVRPAWRQDAPALLDQLESAGIERLFLPYVALQVLAEHAVRLGRFPARLREVITAGEQLLCTDAIRAWFAGLPGARLFNHYGPSETHVVSALCLEGDPADWPERPAIGVPVAGSWLRVVDEAGEPVPPGCPGRLLIGGPMVTPCYLDSPALNAERFVELPGLGTFYRSGDVARFDHDGLLHYLGRDDQQIKLSGHRLELGQVEAALLRHPDVANAVVARDEDARLVACLECPGNVPSPEDLARHLAPLLPAYVRIDRFRRLARLPLAPSGKLDRRGVLTAPGEELRPRGGAAPVLSAREARLTELFEAVLGRPVGPEQRFFDAGATSLDLMRFHLRCGAEPGLDFTIPDLFEHVTIRSLARFLDQGAAEADASTAPARGVSGPEGLADEPIAVIGMAVRLPGADDLAAFWDLVRSGGRGMEHFEAAEGLVGARSQMSGLLGFDPEHFGLSRQEARLMDPQQRHLLMSSVQALAHAGIADPAGRRVGIVAGCGENTYHQSLMREADPERLPDSFQMALHQEKDFLTTKVAYHLDLTGPAFTVQAACASSLVAVHVAAGLLRQGDADVMLAGGVLVDTLLTDGYRYRPQHIFSKDGHCRPFSDDASGTIGASGVGVVVLKPLRLARRDGDTVYAVITGSALNNDGSGKLSYSAPSLPGQREVIRSALRRSGRTSADLGYVEAHGTGTQLGDPVEVGALRQAFALDGSDRCALTSVKSQIGHLGAAAGVVGLVRAALAVHHGVIPPNVDFHQLNPKLGPDIAPFYVPTRELPWPEDRPRVAAVSSFGIGGTNAHLVLEAADAHEAADAHPAVPCLVLSSSSAEGLRADAALVASYLEARPEAYAQVLRHLQAGRVPRRRRAAAVCADAAAAVAWLRTVSEAEVSAEATADDEPYRAEGRTAAELAEAWLAGRAVRWPEGPAPAPWDFPPPVFRLTPYAFERAAAPRESVAEPQRLPEADWLHQPHWVRLARAARTSGPAASGLLVVMTTGPLPAEALRVFEAAYERVVRVDAAAAFARVAEDVYEVDPADANSLRELFAALGDATDAGVDWLHALPLAVEGPVGGASLERARWACLDTPAALVQAAGPLRLRPWWLSYGAQPVVGDVDRPELGLLAGAGEVVPQESGVDGRWLDLPGAAPADWARAVAGLLTGADATADLPRRLALRQGYWWRQALLPVPAPALAAPSALSVTPGGTYVVLGGTGGIGCALAATLLTHADCRVVLLSRSGRLPADLAQWADRVDLVAADLAEDTADDVLARIERHTGRVDGVVHAAGAAGGGLIARRDGAATRWVTAAKLGGALLVERLIERHRPDFAVYCSSMAALFGGIGQFDYAASAGLLDGFARFRSGADEATLRIGIDWDIWSEVGMARDALRSDARHQAHLAFGLAVKEGQRLFERALHLQLPQLLVSTTDIERVRDFYAPPDDAPLAVRRDAPPLAERDAAAGAGGDAGELAGWLRDALGLDELDPDASLYDHGADSLTLIDLIAEVDERFGVDIELSRLSHRVSLNEVLTHLGEVAPAPAEPVALEVWQEGTGREVVCLVHPVGGDIQAYRALVSALDPRLTVCLIADPALRAGDPPSWSLAERARQYHAALQARFPHGTWRWRLAGWSFGAWVAQAMAAEAEAAGRPAAGLYLLDPPPPDAGPHFRAYDDTRLEAVFAHELNQGGGAGRASAGATAYAERLARCCRANIAGMADHEPPVLAATPAWLWLATRPVAGLPALGAPERQQRLWQERLPALRECHPLDTTHYDIVRAPRVRAVADTVNATSAPVPGAC comes from the coding sequence ATGACCATCGCCGCACCGGTGCCGTCCCCGGCCCCCGCGCTCGCCCGGTCGGTGCTCGACCGGGCCCGCCGCCACCCCGACGCCGTCGCGGTCGTCGAAGGGGAGCGGTCCCACACCTACGGCGAGCTCGACACGGCGAGTGCCGCCGTCGCCGCCGCGCTGCGCCACCACGGCGTACACCCGGGCCAGGCGGTCGCGGTCTGTCTGCCGCGCTCCTGGGAGCTGGTCTGCGCCATGCTCGGCGCGCTGCGCGCGGGCGCGGTGGTCGTACCGCTCGACGCCCAGAGCCCGCCCGAGCGGCGCCGCCACATCCTGACCGACTCGGGATGCGTGGCGGTGGTCCACGGCGGCGCGGCACCCGACGCGCTGCCCGACGGCGTGCGGCCGCTGCCGGTGGCCGCGCTGCTCGACGGCGGCCAGGACGCGCCGGACGCGCTCGCGCCCGCCGCGCCGGTGTCGTTCGTCTTCTACACCTCCGGCACCACCGGGCAGCCCAAGGGCGTCGAGGTCCGCGACGCGGGCGTCCTGCGCCTGGCCGGGCCCGGCTATGTCGAGACCCACGAGGGCGCCGGCTTCGCCTGCATGTCCAACCCCGCCTTCGACGCGATCAGCTTCGAGGTGTGGGTGCCGCTGCTCACCGGCGGCCGCTGCGTGATCCTCGGTGACGCCACGGTCCAGGACCCCGAGGTCCTCGCGTCCGCCCTGGAACGGCTGCGCGTCGACATCGTGTTCATCACGGTGGCGCTGTTCAACGCCGTCGTGGACAAGGTGCCGCACTGCTTCTCCTCCGTCGGCCAGCTCCTGACCGGCGGCGAGCAGCTCAACGCCCGGCTGATCCGCCGCTGGTACCGCGACAACGCCGACAGCGGCACCCGCCTGCACAACGTGTACGGCCCGACCGAGGCCACCACGTTCGCACTGTGCCACCCCATCCCGCGTGACTTCGACGGCGACGTGGTGCCGATCGGGCGCGCCCTGCCGGGCACCGGAACCCTGCTCGTGGCGGCCGACGGCAGCCGGGCCGCCGCCCCCGGCGAGGTGGCCGAGCTGTATCTCTCGGGCGAGGCGCTCGCCGCGGGCTACCGCAACCTGCCCGAGGAGACCGGGCGCCGCTTCGTCACGCTGCCCTGGCACGAGGACGGATCCACGCGCCACTACCGCACCGGCGACCTGGTGCGCCTGGACGCCGACGGCCACATCGCGTACGTGGAGCGCGCCGACCGCCAGGTCAAGGTCCGCGGCTTCCGCGTCGAACCGGGCGAGCTGGAGCGGCAGATCGTGGCGCACCCGGCGGTGCGCCAGGCCTACGTGTGCACCCGCCGCGACGCGAACGGCGTCAACGAACTCCTCGCCTATCTGGTCCTCGGCGCCGACCTCGCGTACGACGACTTCGACGCGCACCTGGCGGCGAGCCTGCCCGCGTACATGCGCCCGCACCGCGCCTACCTGGTGGACTCGCTGCCGCTCAACGCGAACGGCAAGGTCGACAAGGCGGCGCTGCTGCGGCGCGCCGACGCGCCCTGGCGGCGGGCCGACGAGCCCGGTGCGGCCGAGGCCGTCACCGCCCTGGAGCGCGAGGTGCTCGACCTGGCGGGCGAGGTCCTCGGCCTCACGGGCCTGCGCCCGGCCGACCGCTGGATCGCCTGCGGCGGCGACTCCCTGAAGGCGCTGCGGCTGCGCTTCGAGGCGCGCCGCCGCTGGGGCTGCGAACTGCCCCAGGCCCTGGTCCTGCACGGGGACTTCGCCGAGCTGGCCGCCGCCGTCGAGGCGGGGAGCTCGGACGGCACCGGCGGCTCGCCCTACCCGGCGGCACCCGCCCCGGCCGGTGCGCGCTCCGCCCCCGCGACCTCCGAGCAGCAGCGGCTGTGGCTGCTCCACCAGCGCGACCCCGCGTCGCGGGCGTACCACGTCCCGATGGTCTTCCGCGTGGACGGCGACGTCGACACCGAGGCGCTGCGGCGCGCGCTGCGGCGTCTCGTCGAGCGCCATCCGGCGCTGCGCACCGCCTTCGAGGCCACGCCCGAGGGGGTGCGGCAGGTGGTGGGCGAGCCCTACGACCCGTGGGCCGAGCCCGACGCGCGGGCGCCGCGCGACGAGGACGGCCGCCGCGCCTTCACCGAGCGGTTCCTCGCCGCCCCCTTCGACCTGGCGCTGCCCCGGCTGTTCCGAGCCTGCTGGCTGCCCCGGCCCGGCGGCGGCGAACTGCTGCTGCTCCTGCACCACATCGCGGTCGACGGCTGGTCCCTCAACGTGCTCTTCCGGGAGCTCTCGGCCGACTACGCGCACGACGGCGCGGGCCCGGCCCCACAGCCGCCGCCCGCGCCGACGCCGCTGGACTACGCCGCCTGGCAGAGCGAGTGGTTCTCCCGCGACGCCTACCGGGCGCTGCGCGCCGAACTGCGCGCGCACCACGCCGAGTCGGCCGACGCCGCGCCGGACAGCGCGCCGCTGGAGCCGGTCCGCGCGGGCGAGCGCGCGGGGCTGCTGCACACCACGCTCGACGCGGACCGCCGCGCCGCGCTCGACCGGTGCTGCGCCGAGCTCGGCCTCACCCGCTTCCAGCTCCTGCTCGGGGTGTACGCCTGGAGCCTGTACGGGGTGACGGGCCGCGCCCGGCCCCGGATCGCGGGGCCCGTGGCCAACCGGCCGGTGCAGGACTTCGAGGCGAGCGTCGGCATGTTCGCCAACACCGTGCTCCTGCCCCTGGACCTGTCCCCCGGCGAGCTGCTCCGCACCCAGCTGCTCCAGCACGGCGCCGCGGCGCGCGCGGTCCTCGACCGGCAGGACGTGACCCTGGCCGACGCCCTGGCGGACCGGGGCGCGGGCGCGGGCGACGCGCCGTTCGACTTCCTCTTCGTCCTGGAGAACACGGACTTCGACGCGTTCGCGCTGCCCGGCTGCGCGACCCGCCCCGAATGGCCGGTCCCGGACCGGGCGAAGTGCCCGCTGACCCTGTCGGTCATCGAACGCGGCACCGGCTTCGACTGCCTGTGGGAGTACGACGCGGGCCATTTCGACGCCGCCCAGGTCGCGGCCCTCGACGAGCTGTTCCGGCGCGCCCTGGACCGGCTCGCCGACGGCGCCGACACCACCCTGGCCGAGCTGGTCGCGCCCTACCGCCGCGCCCTGCCCGAGCCGGGCCGCTCCGTCGCCCCCGACCTGCCCTTCACCACCGTCGCCGAGGGCTTCGCCCAGCAGGCGCGGCGCACGCCCGACGCCCCGGCGCTCGCCACCGAGGGGCGCACGGTGACGTACGCCGAACTCGACGCGCACGCCGCCGCGCTCGCGGCCGAGCTGAGCGAGCGGCACCCGGTGCCGCCGCGGGACCGGTGCCAGGTCGCGCTGTACTTCCAGCCGTCGGTCGAGCACGTGGTGGCGCTCCTGGCGCTCGCCCGGCTCAACCTGACCGCGGTGCCGCTCGACCCGACGTACCCGCCGGGGCTGCTGCGGCAGATCCTGGAGCAGGTGGAGCCGCTGTGCGTGCTGCTCTCCCCCGGCGACGAGGCGGCGCTCGCCGCGCTCGCCCCGGACGGACTGCCGCGCCACGAGGTCACCCTGGGCCCGGCGGCCGCGGGCGCGGCGGTGCAGTCGCCGCCGCACGACGGCGCGCGCCCGCTCTACACCCTGTTCACCTCCGGCTCCACCGGCACCCCCAAGGGCGTCCAGGTGCCCGACCGGACGCTGGCCAACCTGCTCCAGTGGCAGCGCACGTCCGGCGGCCTCACGGCGCCCGCCGCCACCCAGCAGTTCTCCATGCTGTCGTTCGACGTCTCCTTCCAGGAGATCTACAGCACGCTGTGCGGCGGCGGCACCCTGCACCTGGTGCGGCCCGCCTGGCGCCAGGACGCGCCCGCGCTCCTGGACCAGCTCGAATCCGCGGGAATCGAGCGGCTCTTCCTGCCGTACGTGGCGCTCCAGGTCCTCGCCGAGCACGCGGTGCGGCTCGGCCGCTTCCCCGCGCGCCTCCGCGAAGTGATCACGGCGGGCGAGCAGTTGCTGTGCACCGACGCGATCCGCGCCTGGTTCGCCGGACTGCCGGGCGCGCGCCTGTTCAACCACTACGGGCCGAGCGAGACGCACGTGGTGAGCGCCCTGTGCCTGGAGGGCGACCCGGCCGACTGGCCGGAGCGCCCGGCGATCGGCGTGCCCGTGGCAGGCTCCTGGCTGCGGGTGGTCGACGAGGCCGGCGAGCCGGTGCCGCCGGGCTGCCCCGGCCGGCTGCTCATCGGCGGACCGATGGTGACCCCCTGCTACCTCGACTCCCCGGCCCTGAACGCGGAGCGCTTCGTCGAGCTGCCCGGGCTCGGCACTTTCTACCGCAGCGGCGACGTGGCCCGCTTCGACCACGACGGCCTGCTGCACTATCTGGGCCGCGACGACCAGCAGATCAAGCTGAGCGGCCACCGGCTCGAACTGGGGCAGGTCGAGGCGGCGCTCCTGCGCCACCCCGACGTCGCCAACGCGGTCGTGGCCCGGGACGAGGACGCCCGGCTCGTGGCGTGCCTGGAGTGCCCCGGGAACGTCCCGTCGCCGGAGGACCTGGCGCGCCATCTGGCGCCGCTGCTCCCGGCGTACGTCCGCATCGACCGCTTCCGGCGGCTCGCACGCCTTCCGCTCGCGCCGAGCGGCAAGCTGGACCGCCGCGGGGTGCTGACCGCGCCCGGTGAGGAGCTGCGGCCGCGGGGCGGGGCCGCTCCGGTCCTCTCGGCGCGCGAGGCCCGGCTCACCGAGCTGTTCGAGGCGGTGCTCGGCCGTCCCGTCGGGCCCGAGCAGCGCTTCTTCGACGCCGGGGCCACCAGCCTCGACCTGATGCGCTTCCATCTGCGCTGCGGCGCCGAGCCGGGCCTCGACTTCACCATCCCCGACCTGTTCGAGCACGTGACGATCCGGAGCCTGGCCCGCTTCCTGGACCAGGGAGCGGCCGAGGCGGACGCGAGCACCGCGCCCGCGCGCGGCGTGTCCGGGCCGGAGGGCCTGGCCGACGAGCCGATCGCCGTGATCGGCATGGCCGTGCGGCTGCCCGGCGCCGACGACCTGGCGGCGTTCTGGGACCTGGTGCGGTCCGGGGGCCGCGGCATGGAGCACTTCGAGGCCGCCGAAGGCCTGGTCGGCGCCCGCAGCCAGATGTCCGGTCTCCTGGGCTTCGACCCGGAGCACTTCGGCCTCAGCCGCCAGGAGGCGCGGCTGATGGACCCGCAGCAGCGCCATCTCCTGATGAGCTCCGTCCAGGCCCTGGCCCACGCCGGGATCGCGGACCCTGCGGGGCGGCGCGTCGGCATCGTCGCCGGGTGCGGCGAGAACACGTACCACCAGTCCCTGATGCGCGAGGCCGACCCCGAGCGGCTGCCCGACAGCTTCCAGATGGCCCTCCACCAGGAGAAGGACTTCCTCACCACCAAGGTCGCCTACCACCTCGACCTGACGGGGCCGGCCTTCACCGTGCAGGCGGCGTGCGCCAGTTCGCTGGTGGCCGTGCACGTGGCGGCCGGGCTGCTGCGCCAGGGCGACGCCGACGTGATGCTGGCGGGCGGCGTGCTCGTCGACACGCTCCTCACCGACGGCTACCGCTACCGCCCGCAGCACATCTTCTCCAAGGACGGCCACTGCCGGCCGTTCAGCGACGACGCCAGCGGCACCATCGGCGCCAGCGGCGTCGGCGTGGTCGTGCTCAAGCCGCTGCGGCTCGCACGGCGCGACGGGGACACCGTGTACGCGGTGATCACCGGTTCGGCGCTCAACAACGACGGCTCGGGCAAGCTGAGTTACAGCGCGCCCTCGCTGCCGGGCCAGCGCGAGGTGATCCGCTCGGCGCTGCGCCGCAGCGGCCGCACCAGCGCCGACCTCGGCTATGTCGAGGCGCACGGCACCGGCACCCAGCTCGGCGACCCGGTCGAGGTCGGCGCGCTGCGCCAGGCCTTCGCCCTGGACGGGTCCGACCGGTGCGCCCTGACGTCGGTGAAGAGCCAGATCGGCCATCTGGGCGCCGCCGCGGGCGTGGTCGGCCTGGTGCGGGCCGCGCTCGCGGTGCACCACGGGGTGATCCCGCCCAACGTCGACTTCCACCAGCTCAACCCGAAGCTCGGCCCCGACATCGCGCCCTTCTACGTGCCGACGCGGGAGCTGCCCTGGCCCGAGGACAGACCCCGGGTCGCGGCGGTGAGCAGCTTCGGCATCGGCGGCACGAACGCGCACCTGGTCCTCGAGGCCGCCGACGCGCACGAGGCCGCCGACGCCCACCCCGCCGTCCCCTGCCTGGTGCTCTCCAGCAGCAGCGCGGAGGGCCTGCGCGCCGACGCCGCCCTCGTCGCCTCCTATCTGGAGGCGCGGCCCGAGGCGTACGCGCAGGTGCTGCGCCACCTCCAGGCGGGCCGCGTGCCGCGCCGCCGGCGGGCCGCGGCCGTGTGCGCCGACGCCGCCGCGGCGGTCGCCTGGCTGCGCACGGTGTCCGAGGCCGAGGTGAGCGCCGAGGCCACCGCGGACGACGAGCCGTACCGCGCCGAGGGCCGCACGGCCGCCGAGCTCGCCGAGGCCTGGCTGGCAGGGCGGGCCGTGCGCTGGCCCGAGGGCCCCGCCCCGGCGCCGTGGGACTTCCCGCCGCCGGTCTTCCGCCTCACCCCGTACGCCTTCGAGCGCGCCGCCGCGCCCCGCGAGTCGGTCGCGGAGCCGCAGCGGCTGCCCGAGGCCGACTGGCTGCACCAGCCGCACTGGGTGCGCCTCGCCCGCGCCGCCCGCACCAGCGGCCCCGCCGCGTCCGGCCTCCTCGTGGTCATGACGACCGGGCCGCTGCCCGCCGAGGCGCTGCGCGTCTTCGAGGCGGCGTACGAGCGGGTCGTGCGGGTCGACGCGGCCGCCGCCTTCGCCCGTGTCGCCGAGGACGTGTACGAGGTGGACCCCGCCGACGCGAACTCGCTGCGGGAGCTGTTCGCCGCCCTGGGCGACGCGACCGACGCCGGGGTCGACTGGCTGCACGCGCTGCCGCTCGCCGTCGAGGGACCGGTCGGCGGGGCGAGCCTGGAGCGCGCCCGGTGGGCCTGTCTGGACACTCCGGCCGCGCTCGTCCAGGCGGCCGGTCCGCTCCGGCTGCGGCCCTGGTGGCTGTCGTACGGCGCCCAGCCCGTCGTGGGTGACGTGGACCGGCCCGAGCTGGGGCTCCTCGCGGGCGCCGGTGAGGTCGTGCCGCAGGAGTCCGGCGTCGACGGCCGCTGGCTCGACCTGCCCGGCGCCGCGCCCGCCGACTGGGCGCGCGCCGTCGCGGGCCTGCTGACCGGCGCGGACGCCACGGCCGACCTGCCGCGGCGGCTCGCGCTGCGGCAGGGCTACTGGTGGCGCCAGGCGCTGCTCCCGGTGCCCGCGCCCGCGCTCGCGGCGCCCTCCGCCCTGTCCGTGACGCCGGGCGGCACCTATGTGGTCCTCGGTGGCACGGGCGGCATCGGCTGTGCCCTCGCGGCCACGCTGCTCACCCACGCCGACTGCCGCGTGGTGCTGCTGTCGCGGAGCGGACGCCTGCCCGCCGACCTGGCGCAGTGGGCGGACCGGGTGGACCTGGTCGCGGCGGACCTGGCCGAGGACACGGCCGACGACGTCCTGGCCCGGATCGAGCGGCACACCGGCCGGGTCGACGGCGTGGTGCACGCCGCCGGTGCGGCGGGCGGCGGTCTGATCGCCCGCCGCGACGGCGCCGCGACGCGGTGGGTGACGGCGGCCAAGCTGGGCGGCGCGCTGCTCGTGGAGCGCCTGATCGAGCGGCACCGGCCGGACTTCGCCGTGTACTGCTCGTCCATGGCGGCCCTGTTCGGCGGCATCGGCCAGTTCGACTACGCCGCGTCCGCGGGCCTCCTCGACGGCTTCGCCCGGTTCCGGTCCGGCGCGGACGAGGCCACGCTGCGCATCGGCATCGACTGGGACATCTGGAGCGAGGTCGGCATGGCGCGCGACGCGCTGCGCTCGGACGCCCGGCACCAGGCCCACCTCGCGTTCGGCCTCGCGGTCAAGGAGGGCCAGCGGCTCTTCGAGCGGGCGCTGCACCTCCAGCTGCCGCAGCTCCTCGTCTCCACGACGGACATCGAGCGGGTGCGGGACTTCTACGCGCCGCCGGACGACGCGCCCCTGGCCGTACGCCGGGACGCGCCGCCCCTGGCGGAGCGGGACGCGGCGGCGGGCGCAGGAGGCGACGCCGGTGAACTCGCCGGGTGGCTCCGGGACGCGCTCGGCCTCGACGAGCTCGACCCGGACGCCTCGCTGTACGACCACGGCGCGGACTCGCTCACGCTCATCGACCTGATCGCCGAGGTGGACGAGCGGTTCGGCGTCGACATCGAGCTGTCCCGGCTCAGCCACCGGGTGAGCCTCAACGAGGTGCTCACCCACCTCGGCGAGGTCGCGCCCGCCCCCGCGGAGCCGGTCGCCCTGGAAGTCTGGCAGGAGGGCACGGGCCGCGAGGTGGTGTGCCTGGTGCACCCGGTCGGCGGCGACATCCAGGCGTACCGCGCGCTGGTGTCGGCCCTCGACCCCCGCCTCACGGTCTGTCTGATCGCCGACCCGGCGCTCCGTGCCGGCGACCCGCCCTCCTGGTCCCTCGCCGAGCGGGCCCGCCAGTACCACGCGGCGCTCCAGGCGCGCTTCCCGCACGGCACGTGGCGGTGGCGGCTCGCGGGCTGGTCCTTCGGCGCCTGGGTGGCCCAGGCCATGGCCGCCGAGGCGGAGGCGGCCGGGCGCCCGGCCGCCGGGCTCTATCTGCTCGACCCGCCGCCGCCGGACGCCGGGCCGCACTTCCGGGCGTACGACGACACGCGCCTGGAGGCGGTCTTCGCGCACGAGCTGAACCAGGGCGGCGGCGCCGGGCGGGCGAGCGCCGGGGCGACGGCCTACGCGGAGCGCCTCGCGCGCTGCTGCCGGGCCAACATCGCGGGCATGGCGGACCACGAGCCGCCCGTGCTCGCGGCGACACCCGCCTGGCTGTGGCTCGCGACGCGGCCGGTGGCGGGGCTGCCCGCGCTCGGCGCGCCCGAGCGTCAACAGCGGCTGTGGCAGGAGCGGTTGCCCGCCCTGCGGGAGTGCCACCCGCTCGACACCACGCACTACGACATCGTCCGGGCACCTCGGGTACGGGCCGTGGCCGACACCGTCAACGCCACGTCGGCACCGGTCCCCGGGGCCTGCTGA